The following proteins are co-located in the Rhodococcus opacus B4 genome:
- the mddA gene encoding methanethiol S-methyltransferase, which translates to MAEMVEAQQAHRPHAVARSLMTAYGTVVYLAFLVVFVYAIGWVEGLVVPHTINDGPDAPVAVAVVVDVVLLTIFAMQHSVMARPWFKKRWTRIVPEPMERSTYVLFATAALALLMWQWRTLPDQIWDVETNWVRVALYVVSLGGYALVLAATFAIDHFDLFGLRQVLRNQSGKSALPSHFRTPMLYRVIRHPLYAGFIIAFWVAPTMTWGRLLFAVGTTGFILVAVRFEEHDLVDTFGDDYRTYRTRVPMLVPRVGSRAR; encoded by the coding sequence ATGGCCGAGATGGTCGAAGCACAGCAGGCGCACCGCCCCCACGCGGTCGCCCGCAGCCTGATGACGGCGTACGGAACGGTCGTCTACCTCGCGTTCCTGGTCGTGTTCGTGTACGCGATCGGATGGGTCGAGGGGCTCGTGGTGCCCCACACGATCAACGACGGACCCGATGCCCCCGTTGCGGTCGCCGTGGTCGTCGACGTGGTGCTGCTGACGATCTTCGCCATGCAGCATTCGGTGATGGCCAGGCCCTGGTTCAAGAAACGCTGGACCAGGATCGTCCCGGAGCCGATGGAGCGGTCCACCTACGTCTTGTTCGCGACGGCCGCGCTGGCGTTGCTGATGTGGCAATGGCGTACGCTGCCCGACCAGATCTGGGACGTGGAGACGAACTGGGTCCGCGTCGCCCTGTATGTCGTCTCGCTCGGCGGATACGCCCTCGTGCTGGCCGCGACGTTCGCGATCGACCACTTCGATCTGTTCGGCCTGCGCCAGGTTCTCCGCAACCAGAGCGGGAAGTCGGCTCTGCCCAGCCACTTTCGGACACCCATGCTGTACCGGGTGATCCGGCACCCGCTGTATGCCGGTTTCATCATCGCGTTCTGGGTGGCACCGACGATGACCTGGGGGAGGCTGCTGTTCGCCGTCGGGACCACCGGCTTCATCCTGGTCGCGGTGCGCTTCGAGGAGCACGACCTGGTCGACACGTTCGGCGACGACTACCGCACCTACCGCACGCGGGTGCCGATGCTCGTCCCGCGGGTCGGCTCGCGGGCGCGGTAG
- a CDS encoding DUF998 domain-containing protein, with translation MRTSSPPQRRSAVRVGAAAWVLIALYFLAEVVTARAWPRPYVVRTNSVSNLGVTGCDGSAAQVAAVRLCSPLHAVINSAFVLTGVLILVGAVCLREFLPPGRLRLVALALFAVAAVSAALTGVIPINVDAHLHQIVATPTFFARNAAMVVVAIGLYPRWRGFALWTGLCSVVGVLGMAAILLPGAPFGITERLALYPFTVWVVTAGIAALRTRAPFWLS, from the coding sequence GTGCGAACGTCTTCGCCCCCGCAGCGGCGGTCTGCTGTGCGGGTGGGCGCCGCCGCGTGGGTGCTCATCGCCCTGTATTTCCTCGCGGAGGTCGTGACCGCGCGCGCCTGGCCGCGGCCGTACGTGGTGCGGACCAATTCGGTCAGCAACCTGGGAGTCACGGGCTGCGACGGTTCCGCGGCCCAGGTCGCCGCCGTCCGGCTCTGCTCGCCGCTGCACGCGGTGATCAACAGCGCGTTCGTGCTGACGGGTGTGCTCATCCTCGTCGGGGCGGTGTGTCTGCGGGAGTTTCTGCCACCGGGACGGCTCAGGCTCGTCGCGCTGGCACTGTTCGCCGTGGCCGCCGTCAGCGCCGCCCTGACGGGTGTCATCCCGATCAACGTGGACGCCCACCTGCACCAGATCGTCGCGACCCCGACGTTTTTCGCGCGCAACGCCGCGATGGTCGTCGTCGCGATCGGGCTCTACCCGCGGTGGCGCGGCTTCGCACTGTGGACGGGACTCTGCAGCGTCGTCGGGGTCCTCGGCATGGCGGCGATCCTTCTGCCCGGCGCACCGTTCGGCATCACCGAGCGCCTGGCGCTCTACCCGTTCACGGTGTGGGTCGTGACCGCCGGGATCGCCGCGCTCCGCACCCGTGCGCCTTTCTGGTTGTCCTGA
- a CDS encoding DUF427 domain-containing protein, which translates to MSTALTHAAAAQQFAENGRISIEPNHKRIRVFFGGRVVADTTRSVYLFEKGHLPVYYIPRDDVDFDLLEPVDATTTCPWKGKARYWDLVVGDRSAEQSVWGYDVKLDDSLDLSPYVAFYWHRMDAWYEEDQQVFVHARDPYVRVDVLPSSRHVEVYIGDTLVADTTRPRLLFETSLPVRYYVPRIDVRSEFFAASDTRTSCPYKGTASYLSFTGSENTEPVEDVAWFYPFTTAEASGIDDHVSFYPDRVKIVVDGVPVES; encoded by the coding sequence ATGTCCACAGCCCTCACTCATGCCGCCGCCGCGCAGCAGTTCGCGGAGAACGGCCGCATTTCGATCGAACCCAATCACAAGCGCATCCGGGTGTTCTTCGGCGGCCGGGTGGTCGCCGACACCACGCGGTCGGTGTACTTGTTCGAGAAGGGACACCTGCCCGTCTACTACATCCCCCGCGACGACGTGGACTTCGACCTCCTCGAGCCCGTCGACGCCACCACGACCTGCCCGTGGAAGGGCAAGGCGCGGTACTGGGATCTCGTCGTCGGCGACCGCAGCGCGGAACAGTCCGTGTGGGGTTACGACGTGAAGCTGGACGACTCCCTCGACCTCAGCCCGTACGTCGCGTTCTACTGGCACCGGATGGACGCCTGGTACGAGGAGGATCAGCAGGTGTTCGTCCACGCCCGCGACCCGTACGTCCGCGTCGACGTGCTGCCGTCGTCCCGGCACGTCGAGGTGTACATCGGCGACACGCTGGTGGCCGACACGACCCGCCCGCGACTGCTGTTCGAGACGTCGCTGCCGGTGCGCTACTACGTTCCCCGCATCGACGTGCGGTCCGAATTCTTCGCCGCCTCCGACACGCGGACGTCCTGCCCGTACAAGGGGACGGCGTCGTATCTGTCGTTCACCGGGTCCGAGAACACCGAACCGGTCGAGGACGTCGCCTGGTTCTACCCGTTCACCACCGCCGAGGCGTCGGGCATCGACGACCACGTGTCGTTCTACCCCGACCGCGTGAAGATCGTCGTCGACGGCGTACCGGTGGAGAGCTAG
- a CDS encoding NtaA/DmoA family FMN-dependent monooxygenase (This protein belongs to a clade of FMN-dependent monooxygenases, within a broader family of flavin-dependent oxidoreductases, the luciferase-like monooxygenase (LMM) family, some of whose members use coenzyme F420 rather than FMN.), whose product MSTSRRRPLKTVTGVGGAVSTYAAAIDPQQSTVASSIDIAKIAEANKFDALFAADRLSFGAQGAIGAQEPLIFLSALSAVTSHVGLIATVTTTFHHPYNLARLFGTLDHVSNGRAAWNAVTSSLGEENYSDRDLPSPEERYARATESLEVINALFDSWQPGALTSDGAGGTTLDADRVRPIDHAGTYFTVKGPLNIPPLPQRRPVQFQAGQSAAGVELGARFAEVVFTSLPTLEDAVTYTKGIRARAAELGRADGLPLIMSSFHATYGASEEEVRRLVREQEEATDLDAGRIRLEDMLGGDIDLSGLPLDKPIPADVLPDVRSVNRRRGRVEIFSRLAATGRTLRELIIASKDTGHWAVAGTPEQLADAVQERYDAGVLDVISLGGLAEERTRDFVVNGLLPELRRRGTVGDDYVGGTFRDNLELPPLPAR is encoded by the coding sequence ATGAGCACCTCACGTCGCCGGCCGCTGAAGACGGTCACGGGAGTCGGCGGTGCCGTGAGCACCTATGCCGCCGCCATCGACCCGCAGCAGTCGACCGTCGCATCCTCGATCGACATCGCGAAGATCGCCGAGGCGAACAAATTCGATGCGCTGTTCGCCGCCGACCGGCTGAGCTTCGGGGCGCAGGGCGCGATCGGCGCACAGGAACCGCTGATCTTCCTGTCGGCGCTCAGTGCCGTGACCTCGCATGTCGGGCTGATCGCGACTGTGACCACCACGTTCCACCATCCCTACAACCTCGCGCGACTGTTCGGCACCCTCGACCACGTCAGCAACGGCCGCGCCGCCTGGAACGCCGTCACGTCGTCATTGGGGGAGGAGAACTACAGCGACCGCGACCTGCCGAGCCCCGAGGAACGCTACGCCCGCGCCACCGAATCCCTCGAGGTGATCAATGCGCTGTTCGACAGCTGGCAACCCGGGGCGCTGACGTCCGACGGCGCCGGGGGCACCACACTCGACGCCGACCGCGTGCGGCCGATCGACCACGCCGGCACGTACTTCACGGTGAAGGGTCCGCTGAACATCCCGCCGTTGCCGCAGCGCCGTCCCGTGCAGTTCCAGGCCGGCCAATCCGCGGCCGGCGTCGAACTCGGCGCCCGGTTCGCGGAGGTCGTGTTCACATCGCTGCCCACCCTCGAGGACGCCGTCACCTACACCAAGGGCATCCGGGCGCGCGCCGCCGAACTCGGCCGGGCCGACGGGCTGCCGCTGATCATGAGTTCGTTCCACGCCACCTACGGCGCGTCCGAGGAGGAGGTGCGACGGCTGGTCCGAGAACAGGAGGAGGCCACCGACCTCGACGCCGGCCGGATCCGGCTGGAAGACATGCTCGGCGGCGACATCGACCTGTCCGGGCTGCCGCTCGACAAGCCGATCCCCGCGGACGTCCTGCCCGACGTCCGGTCGGTGAATCGCCGCCGCGGCCGGGTCGAGATCTTCAGCCGCCTCGCCGCGACCGGGCGGACCTTGCGGGAGCTGATCATCGCGTCCAAGGACACCGGTCACTGGGCGGTCGCGGGAACACCCGAACAACTCGCCGACGCCGTCCAGGAACGCTACGACGCGGGCGTCCTCGACGTCATCTCCCTCGGCGGGCTCGCCGAGGAACGGACCCGGGACTTCGTCGTCAACGGGCTGCTGCCCGAACTGCGGCGCCGCGGGACCGTCGGCGACGACTACGTGGGCGGCACGTTCCGGGACAATCTGGAACTGCCGCCGCTGCCGGCCCGCTAG
- a CDS encoding ATP-dependent DNA ligase, with translation MLFSQIVATSRDVGATRSRKVKVATLREALTRLEQAEVEPVVAWLSGELRQGRIGIGWRTVADIPATPADVAAVTVSEVDGTISAVAEVSGSGSAARRRELLADLFARTTADERDFLLRLLTGDLRQGALEGVMTDAIAAAADLPIEPVRRAFMLSGRLPATAVAAFDGGVDALTAFRLEVGRPVRPMLASPAESLADAWSELGGDVSVEYKLDGARIQVHRNGDEVRIFTRTLREITGSVPELVALVARLPCTSAVFDGETLALTDSGRPRPFQETMSRFGAESARDLLLHPYFFDCLHLDGVDLLDSPLEERLKALERVAPQHRIPGLIRPDSEGAATHFDDALAAGHEGVMVKSLTAPYAAGRRGRAWQKVKPEHTLDLVVLGAEWGYGRRTGYLSNLHLGARDPDGGAPIMVGKTFKGLTDALLQWQTDEFPRHERARDDHTVYLHPDLVVEIELDGVQVSTRYPGGLALRFARVLRYRPDKTAADADTIDAVRSLLPG, from the coding sequence GTGCTGTTCTCGCAGATCGTCGCGACGTCCCGGGACGTGGGGGCCACCCGCTCGCGCAAGGTGAAGGTCGCGACGCTGCGCGAGGCGCTCACCCGACTCGAGCAGGCCGAGGTGGAACCGGTGGTGGCGTGGCTGTCCGGGGAGCTGCGGCAGGGCCGGATCGGAATCGGCTGGCGGACAGTCGCGGACATTCCCGCCACTCCCGCCGACGTCGCAGCCGTCACCGTGTCCGAGGTCGACGGGACCATCTCCGCCGTCGCCGAGGTGTCCGGCTCCGGATCGGCCGCACGCCGTCGCGAACTGCTCGCGGACCTGTTCGCCCGCACCACCGCCGACGAGCGGGACTTCCTGCTGCGACTGCTCACCGGCGACCTCCGCCAGGGCGCGCTCGAGGGGGTGATGACCGATGCGATCGCGGCGGCCGCCGACCTTCCGATCGAGCCGGTGCGCCGGGCGTTCATGCTGTCGGGACGCCTGCCCGCAACCGCGGTCGCCGCGTTCGACGGCGGCGTCGATGCCCTCACTGCGTTCCGGCTGGAGGTGGGCCGTCCGGTCCGGCCGATGCTGGCCTCCCCTGCCGAATCGCTCGCCGACGCGTGGTCCGAACTCGGCGGCGACGTCAGCGTCGAATACAAACTCGACGGCGCGCGGATCCAGGTGCACCGCAACGGCGACGAGGTACGCATCTTCACTCGCACTCTGCGTGAGATCACCGGCAGCGTGCCCGAACTCGTCGCACTCGTCGCCCGGCTGCCGTGCACGTCGGCGGTGTTCGACGGGGAGACGCTGGCGCTCACCGACAGTGGCCGCCCCCGGCCGTTCCAGGAGACGATGAGCCGCTTCGGTGCCGAGTCCGCCCGCGACCTGCTGCTGCACCCCTACTTCTTCGACTGCCTGCACCTCGACGGCGTCGACCTTCTCGACTCACCGCTGGAGGAGCGGCTGAAGGCGCTGGAACGCGTTGCCCCGCAACACCGCATCCCCGGGCTGATCCGTCCCGACAGCGAGGGGGCCGCGACCCATTTCGACGACGCACTCGCCGCCGGGCACGAGGGCGTGATGGTCAAGTCGCTCACCGCGCCGTACGCGGCGGGACGGCGCGGCCGCGCCTGGCAGAAGGTGAAACCCGAGCACACCCTCGACCTGGTGGTGCTCGGCGCCGAATGGGGGTACGGGCGTCGCACCGGCTACCTGTCCAACCTGCACCTCGGCGCGCGCGACCCCGACGGCGGCGCACCGATCATGGTGGGCAAGACGTTCAAGGGGCTCACCGACGCGCTGCTGCAGTGGCAGACGGACGAATTCCCGCGCCACGAACGCGCCCGCGACGACCACACCGTGTACCTGCACCCCGACCTCGTCGTGGAGATCGAACTCGACGGCGTCCAGGTGAGCACGCGTTACCCCGGCGGGCTCGCGCTGCGATTCGCGCGGGTCCTGCGCTACCGTCCCGACAAGACGGCCGCCGACGCCGACACCATCGACGCCGTCAGGTCCCTGCTGCCGGGGTGA
- a CDS encoding acyl-CoA thioesterase, which translates to MPRYTIALRNNATPDAPASVSRHVPFYCAHEAAGAAWKRALVEACGDLLDPVTQTAVVNVVSNFGRELFTGDADIVVTLDRIGSTSLTFLITIHQDGVQAAELTVVLVHLDSSRVNSAPWSPAQIAALEALRSTPAVA; encoded by the coding sequence ATGCCTCGTTACACGATTGCCCTGCGGAACAACGCCACGCCGGACGCGCCGGCGTCCGTGAGCCGCCATGTGCCGTTCTACTGCGCGCACGAGGCGGCGGGTGCGGCGTGGAAGCGGGCGCTCGTCGAGGCGTGCGGCGACCTGCTCGACCCGGTCACGCAGACCGCCGTGGTGAACGTCGTCAGCAACTTCGGGCGCGAACTGTTCACCGGCGACGCGGACATCGTCGTCACCCTGGACCGGATCGGCAGCACCTCGCTGACCTTCCTGATCACCATCCACCAGGACGGTGTGCAGGCCGCGGAGCTGACCGTCGTACTCGTGCACCTCGATTCGAGCCGGGTGAACTCGGCGCCGTGGTCGCCGGCGCAGATCGCGGCGCTCGAGGCGTTGCGGAGCACTCCGGCCGTCGCCTGA
- a CDS encoding SDR family oxidoreductase, with product MSEHILVTGGSRGIGAAVVRLAVQRGYQVTFTFQHDEEAAEHLVHHCGIRATAVRADVRDAALAAAVVGAADERGQLTAVVNNAGTTGPLGTFLTTPDAALREVFDVNVFGVLNYARAAAEQWVREGRPGVIVNLSSVAAGTGAPGEYVGYAASKAAVDSVTTGLGRELASANIRVVGVAPGTTATDIHAAAGDPGRPDRVAGRVPLGRVAQPEEIAEAVLWALSHQASYVTATTIAVAGGL from the coding sequence GTGTCCGAACACATCCTCGTCACCGGTGGATCGCGCGGCATCGGCGCCGCGGTGGTGCGTCTCGCGGTCCAGCGCGGCTACCAGGTGACGTTCACGTTCCAGCACGACGAGGAGGCCGCCGAGCACCTGGTGCACCACTGCGGTATCCGCGCCACCGCGGTGCGGGCCGATGTGCGCGATGCCGCACTGGCCGCCGCCGTGGTGGGCGCGGCCGACGAGCGCGGGCAACTGACCGCGGTGGTCAACAACGCGGGGACCACCGGCCCGCTCGGCACGTTCCTCACCACTCCGGACGCGGCGCTGCGGGAGGTGTTCGACGTCAACGTCTTCGGTGTCCTGAACTACGCCCGCGCCGCGGCCGAGCAATGGGTCCGGGAGGGGCGTCCCGGCGTCATCGTCAACCTCAGTTCGGTCGCGGCAGGAACCGGCGCACCGGGCGAGTACGTCGGATATGCGGCGTCGAAGGCCGCCGTCGACAGTGTCACGACGGGACTCGGGCGGGAACTGGCGAGCGCGAACATCCGGGTGGTCGGCGTCGCTCCGGGTACGACGGCCACCGACATTCACGCCGCGGCAGGCGACCCGGGACGGCCCGACCGAGTGGCAGGCAGGGTGCCACTCGGCCGGGTCGCGCAGCCGGAGGAGATCGCCGAGGCGGTGCTGTGGGCACTGTCCCACCAGGCGTCCTATGTCACGGCCACGACCATCGCCGTCGCCGGCGGTCTGTGA
- a CDS encoding DEAD/DEAH box helicase, whose translation MLPGEFRDIDVASIKSVLGTTTYNRGEGYALDHAVVDMAWDPGTKELWGAVAGTAPEPYSTSAFLASVPGRIVYRYGLCTCPVGMNCKHVAALLITAMRLAKSEAEAAVAPTWERSLGSLLEPTDPFGDSGRCSPLAIQFRVSASAGNSAPQLLVRPVQPGSKGWIAGGLAWNKLGSHYQHPAEQIRVLHEIHLLSGGGLNYRRQNHTDLDLGVFPSRQLWSLLDEAARVGIELLHSSKRLGALAPFRSADVCLDATRDGATDALVVRPVLRVDGEPVHAATVGFIGLRAHGLFYVDAGERIHLARLDSPVPAPLQDLVRRRTPIEVPAAEESRFLTDFLPKLRNLATIISSDGSFVPPAISEPTLVMRASYLPDHQVTVDWEWLYTVGDDEHRAPLSARTPDDEYRDAAREQALLDELDITWDRYGLGSSGPESTALRGLDTMRFTTEVLPLLGGKSDVSVDVVGEPADYREAGDSLAIAVSTTASEGGTDWFDLGVTLTVEGRDVPFDQIFSALAAGKTELLLPDGAYFSLDKPELHTLRKLIDEARALRDRSDGTLRLSRFQASLWDEFAALGTVERQATAWRQQVDGLLTPSTVEPVDAPGTLDAQLRPYQLEGFRWLAFLWGHGLGGILADDMGLGKTLQALALICHARQSNPAAPPFLIVAPTSVVSNWESESARFAPGATVVAIADTLKRRKVPLGDLVQGTDIVVTSYTLFRLEFEAYAECTWSGLILDEAQFTKNHQSKIYQCVRRLETPFKLAITGTPMENNLMELWSLLSITAPGLFPNPARFTDYYRKPIEKQGDAELLAQLRRRVKPLMLRRTKEQVVKDLPAKQEQVLDVELHPKHRKVYDTHLQRERQKILGLLADVDKNRFTILQSLTLLRQLSLDAGLVDDEYHDVPSAKVDALLEQLADVVAGGHRALVFSQFTGFLGKVRDRLDDAGIAHAYLDGATRRRGDVLRDFKEGDAPVFLISLKAGGFGLNLTEADYCFILDPWWNPATEAQAVDRAHRIGQTRNVMVYRLIAKDTIEDKVMALKAKKSALFSSVMDADTLLSSSLDADDLRGLFE comes from the coding sequence ATGCTGCCTGGGGAGTTCCGTGACATCGACGTGGCGTCGATCAAGTCGGTCCTCGGCACCACCACGTACAACCGCGGCGAGGGGTACGCCCTGGACCATGCGGTCGTGGACATGGCGTGGGATCCGGGCACCAAGGAGTTGTGGGGCGCAGTGGCGGGCACCGCGCCGGAGCCGTATTCCACGTCGGCGTTCCTCGCGTCGGTCCCGGGCCGCATCGTATATCGGTACGGGCTCTGCACGTGCCCGGTCGGGATGAACTGCAAGCACGTCGCCGCCCTGCTGATCACGGCCATGAGACTGGCGAAGTCCGAGGCCGAGGCGGCGGTCGCCCCCACCTGGGAACGCTCACTCGGCTCCCTGCTCGAGCCGACCGATCCATTCGGTGATTCCGGACGGTGTTCGCCGCTCGCCATCCAGTTCCGGGTCTCGGCGTCGGCCGGAAACTCGGCACCGCAACTGCTGGTACGACCCGTGCAGCCGGGTTCGAAGGGCTGGATCGCCGGCGGGCTGGCGTGGAACAAGTTGGGCAGCCACTATCAGCATCCCGCCGAGCAGATCCGCGTGCTGCACGAGATCCATTTGCTGTCCGGCGGGGGTCTGAACTATCGCCGCCAGAACCACACCGATCTCGACCTCGGGGTTTTTCCCAGCCGCCAGCTGTGGTCGCTGCTCGACGAGGCCGCCCGGGTGGGTATCGAGCTTCTCCACTCCTCCAAGCGCCTCGGCGCACTCGCCCCGTTCCGCTCGGCGGACGTCTGCCTCGACGCCACCCGCGACGGCGCCACCGACGCGCTTGTCGTGCGACCGGTGCTCCGCGTCGACGGCGAACCCGTCCACGCAGCGACCGTCGGCTTCATCGGCCTCCGGGCTCACGGCCTGTTCTACGTCGACGCCGGCGAGCGCATTCACCTCGCGCGGCTCGACTCCCCCGTGCCCGCCCCGTTGCAGGATCTGGTGCGCCGCCGCACGCCCATTGAGGTGCCCGCCGCCGAGGAGTCCCGGTTCCTGACGGACTTCCTGCCGAAGCTGCGTAACCTGGCCACGATCATCTCCTCGGACGGCTCGTTCGTCCCACCCGCGATCTCCGAGCCGACGCTCGTGATGCGGGCGTCGTATCTGCCCGACCACCAGGTCACCGTCGACTGGGAATGGCTCTACACCGTCGGGGACGACGAGCACCGCGCGCCGCTCTCGGCCCGCACACCCGACGACGAGTACCGGGACGCCGCCCGCGAACAGGCACTGCTCGACGAGCTCGACATCACCTGGGACAGATACGGTTTGGGTTCGAGCGGGCCGGAGTCGACGGCGCTGCGCGGACTCGACACGATGCGGTTCACCACCGAAGTCCTGCCCCTGCTGGGCGGCAAGTCCGACGTGTCGGTCGATGTCGTGGGCGAACCGGCCGACTACCGGGAGGCCGGTGATTCCCTGGCCATCGCAGTCTCCACCACCGCGTCCGAGGGCGGCACCGACTGGTTCGACCTCGGCGTCACCCTCACCGTGGAGGGCCGGGACGTTCCGTTCGACCAGATCTTCTCCGCACTGGCCGCGGGAAAGACCGAACTGCTGCTTCCCGACGGCGCCTACTTCTCCCTCGACAAGCCCGAACTCCACACGCTGCGGAAACTGATCGACGAGGCGCGGGCCCTGCGCGACCGCTCCGACGGGACGCTGCGGCTCAGCCGGTTCCAGGCGAGCCTGTGGGACGAGTTCGCGGCGCTCGGCACCGTCGAACGTCAGGCAACGGCGTGGCGGCAGCAGGTCGACGGCCTGCTGACACCGAGCACCGTCGAACCCGTGGACGCCCCGGGCACGCTCGACGCCCAGCTGCGCCCCTACCAGCTGGAGGGGTTCCGCTGGCTGGCGTTCCTGTGGGGGCACGGGCTCGGCGGCATCCTCGCCGACGACATGGGACTCGGCAAGACGCTGCAGGCGCTCGCCCTGATCTGCCATGCGCGGCAGTCGAACCCGGCCGCGCCGCCGTTCCTCATCGTCGCCCCCACCAGTGTGGTGTCGAACTGGGAGTCCGAATCGGCCCGCTTCGCTCCGGGCGCGACTGTCGTCGCGATCGCGGACACCCTGAAACGCCGCAAGGTTCCGCTCGGCGACCTGGTGCAGGGCACCGACATCGTCGTCACCTCTTACACCCTGTTCCGCCTCGAGTTCGAGGCGTACGCGGAGTGCACGTGGTCGGGGTTGATCCTCGACGAGGCGCAGTTCACCAAGAACCATCAGTCCAAGATCTACCAGTGCGTCCGCCGGCTCGAGACGCCGTTCAAGCTGGCGATCACCGGCACGCCGATGGAGAACAATCTCATGGAGCTGTGGTCGCTGCTGTCGATCACCGCCCCGGGACTGTTCCCGAATCCGGCCCGGTTCACCGACTACTACCGCAAGCCGATCGAGAAGCAAGGCGACGCCGAACTTCTCGCGCAGCTGCGCCGCCGCGTCAAACCGCTGATGCTGCGCCGCACCAAAGAGCAAGTGGTGAAGGACCTTCCGGCCAAGCAGGAGCAGGTACTCGACGTCGAGCTGCACCCGAAGCACCGCAAGGTCTACGACACTCACCTGCAGCGTGAGCGGCAGAAAATCCTCGGCCTGCTCGCCGACGTCGACAAGAACCGCTTCACCATCCTGCAGTCGCTCACCCTGCTGCGGCAGCTGAGCCTCGACGCCGGACTCGTCGACGACGAGTACCACGACGTCCCGTCCGCCAAGGTCGACGCCCTGCTCGAGCAGCTCGCCGACGTCGTCGCCGGCGGTCACCGGGCGCTGGTGTTCAGCCAGTTCACCGGATTCCTCGGGAAGGTCCGCGACCGGCTGGACGACGCGGGAATCGCGCACGCCTACCTCGACGGCGCCACCCGGCGCCGCGGCGATGTGCTCCGCGATTTCAAGGAGGGCGACGCCCCGGTCTTCCTGATCAGCCTCAAGGCCGGCGGCTTCGGGCTGAACCTCACGGAGGCCGATTACTGCTTCATCCTCGACCCGTGGTGGAACCCGGCCACCGAGGCGCAGGCCGTCGACCGCGCGCATCGGATCGGGCAGACCCGCAACGTGATGGTGTACCGGCTGATCGCGAAAGACACGATCGAAGACAAGGTGATGGCGCTGAAGGCGAAGAAGTCGGCGCTGTTCTCCAGTGTGATGGACGCCGACACCCTGCTCAGCTCCAGCCTCGACGCCGACGACCTCCGCGGGTTGTTCGAGTAG